In Actinomadura luzonensis, a single window of DNA contains:
- the ald gene encoding alanine dehydrogenase, with protein sequence MKIGVPAEVKNHEYRVAATPAGVHELVRNGHDVMVQRGAGLGSHITDEEYLSAGAKILDTADAVWGEAEMVLKVKEPIAEEYHRLREGLVLFTYLHLAASRACTDALLGARTTGIAYETVQVGHSLPLLAPMSEVAGRLAPQVGAYNLMRFNGGRGVLPGGVPGVAPAKVVVIGGGVSGLNAAQIAVGMGADVTVLDTNVDRLRHIDAIYQGRLKTLVSTRYAIEQEVLQADLVIGAVLIPGAKAPTLVSNDLVSRMRPGSVLVDIAIDQGGCFEDSRPTTHAEPTYKVHESIFYCVANMPGSVANTSTYALTNATLPYAVKLANLGWREALRADAALAAGLNTHDGRLTNQPVAEALGLPFTPVAEVL encoded by the coding sequence ATGAAGATCGGCGTCCCTGCCGAGGTCAAGAACCACGAGTACCGCGTGGCCGCCACACCCGCAGGCGTCCACGAACTGGTGCGCAACGGCCACGACGTCATGGTCCAGCGCGGCGCGGGCCTCGGCTCGCACATCACGGACGAGGAGTACCTCTCCGCCGGCGCCAAGATCCTCGACACCGCCGACGCCGTCTGGGGCGAGGCGGAGATGGTGCTCAAGGTCAAGGAGCCCATCGCCGAGGAGTACCACCGGCTGCGCGAGGGCCTGGTGCTGTTCACGTACCTGCACCTGGCCGCCTCCCGGGCCTGCACCGACGCCCTGCTGGGCGCCAGGACCACCGGCATCGCGTACGAGACCGTCCAGGTCGGCCACAGCCTGCCGCTGCTCGCCCCCATGTCCGAGGTCGCGGGGCGGCTCGCCCCCCAGGTCGGCGCCTACAACCTCATGCGCTTCAACGGCGGGCGCGGCGTCCTGCCCGGCGGCGTGCCCGGCGTGGCGCCGGCCAAGGTCGTCGTCATCGGCGGCGGCGTGTCCGGGCTGAACGCGGCCCAGATCGCGGTCGGCATGGGCGCGGACGTCACCGTCCTCGACACCAACGTCGACCGGCTCCGCCACATCGACGCCATCTACCAGGGCCGGCTGAAGACCCTCGTCTCCACCCGGTACGCCATCGAGCAGGAGGTGCTGCAGGCCGACCTGGTGATCGGCGCGGTGCTGATCCCCGGCGCCAAGGCCCCGACGCTGGTCAGCAACGACCTGGTCAGCCGGATGCGGCCGGGCTCGGTGCTGGTCGACATCGCCATCGACCAGGGCGGCTGCTTCGAGGACTCGCGTCCGACCACGCACGCCGAGCCGACGTACAAGGTGCACGAGTCGATCTTCTACTGCGTGGCCAACATGCCGGGCTCGGTGGCCAACACCTCCACCTACGCCCTGACCAACGCCACCCTCCCGTACGCGGTCAAGCTGGCCAACCTGGGCTGGCGGGAGGCCCTGCGGGCCGACGCGGCCCTCGCCGCCGGCCTCAACACGCACGACGGCCGGCTGACGAACCAGCCCGTCGCCGAGGCCCTCGGCCTGCCGTTCACCCCGGTGGCCGAGGTGCTGTAG
- a CDS encoding aspartate aminotransferase family protein, which translates to MTQPEHDVLKAAQDNLWLHFTRHSAYQQSEIPTIVRGEGSYVYDIHGRRYLDGLAGLFVVQVGHGRQELAEAAAKQAQELAFFPLWSYAHPKAAELAQRLAAHTPGELNRVFFTTGGGEAVETAWKLAKQYYKLVGKPLKHKVISRQIAYHGTPQGALSITGIPAFKQMFEPLVPGSVRVPNTNHYRADEITGVPGMTPEQYGIWAADRVARAIEMEGPDTVAAVFAEPVQNAGGCFPPPPGYFQRLREICDEYDVLLVSDEVICAFGRLGTMFGGQKFDYVPDIITCAKGMTSGYSPIGAMIAHERLFEPFKDGDTMFAHGYTFGGHPVSAAVALANLDIFEREDLLGHVTRNEPLFQKTLDELRDLPIVGDVRGSGYFWGIELVKDKATKQTFDADESERLLRGFLSKALFDAGLYCRADDRGDPVIQLAPPLIAGPREFEEIGSILRGVLTEAWTRI; encoded by the coding sequence ATGACGCAGCCGGAACACGACGTCCTGAAGGCCGCGCAAGACAACCTGTGGTTGCACTTCACGCGACACAGCGCCTACCAGCAGTCCGAGATCCCCACCATCGTGCGCGGTGAGGGGTCCTACGTCTACGACATCCACGGCAGGCGCTACCTCGACGGCCTGGCCGGGCTCTTCGTCGTCCAGGTCGGCCACGGCCGCCAGGAGCTCGCCGAGGCGGCCGCCAAGCAGGCCCAGGAGCTGGCCTTCTTCCCTCTGTGGTCCTACGCCCACCCCAAGGCCGCCGAGCTGGCCCAGCGCCTGGCCGCGCACACCCCGGGCGAGCTCAACCGCGTCTTCTTCACCACCGGCGGCGGCGAGGCCGTCGAGACCGCCTGGAAGCTCGCCAAGCAGTACTACAAGCTCGTCGGCAAGCCGCTCAAGCACAAGGTCATCAGCCGCCAGATCGCCTACCACGGCACCCCGCAGGGCGCCCTGTCGATCACCGGCATCCCGGCGTTCAAGCAGATGTTCGAGCCGCTGGTGCCCGGCTCCGTCCGCGTCCCGAACACCAACCACTACCGCGCCGACGAGATCACCGGCGTCCCCGGCATGACCCCCGAGCAGTACGGCATCTGGGCGGCCGACCGCGTGGCCCGCGCCATCGAGATGGAGGGTCCCGACACGGTGGCCGCCGTCTTCGCCGAGCCCGTGCAGAACGCCGGCGGCTGCTTCCCGCCGCCCCCCGGCTACTTCCAGCGGCTGCGCGAGATCTGCGACGAGTACGACGTCCTGCTCGTCTCCGACGAGGTGATCTGCGCCTTCGGCCGGCTCGGCACCATGTTCGGCGGCCAGAAGTTCGACTACGTGCCCGACATCATCACCTGCGCCAAGGGCATGACCAGCGGCTACTCGCCCATCGGCGCGATGATCGCGCACGAGCGGCTGTTCGAGCCGTTCAAGGACGGCGACACCATGTTCGCCCACGGCTACACCTTCGGCGGGCACCCCGTCTCGGCCGCCGTCGCCCTCGCCAACCTCGACATCTTCGAGCGCGAGGACCTCCTCGGCCACGTCACCAGGAACGAGCCGCTGTTCCAGAAGACCCTGGACGAGCTGCGCGACCTGCCCATCGTCGGCGACGTGCGCGGCTCCGGCTACTTCTGGGGCATCGAGCTGGTCAAGGACAAGGCGACCAAGCAGACCTTCGACGCCGACGAGTCCGAGCGGCTGCTGCGCGGCTTCCTGTCCAAGGCGCTGTTCGACGCCGGGCTCTACTGCCGGGCCGACGACCGCGGCGACCCCGTCATCCAGCTCGCGCCTCCGCTGATCGCGGGCCCGCGGGAGTTCGAGGAGATCGGCTCCATCCTGCGCGGCGTGCTCACCGAGGCGTGGACGCGCATCTGA
- a CDS encoding M20/M25/M40 family metallo-hydrolase, translating to MTPDQIESAVAASMPQTVEDLKRLAAIPSVAFPGHPEEPVFAAAALTEELLRSAGLPHVQQVAVEGSFPAVYAEAPAPPGAPTVLLYAHYDVQPAGDPAAWRTPPFEPTLIDGRLYGRGTADDKSGVMSHVAALRAFRGRFPVGIKVIVEGQEEYAGERLEAFVERNPDLLRADAVVVADTGNPRVGDPAVTTSLRGMAAFTIEVRTLREPVHSGSAGGAAPDALAALMRMLTSLHDDNGDVRVPGLPRGAFLGQGPSEEEFRKTAGVLDGVSLVGSGSLADRLWSSFAITVTGLDVPSVAQAVNAVQPVARARVTVRVPPAGDPKTTVNAVVDFLRQVAPWGVQVGFGDFTVGSGFQADSGGTARAALNRAMERAFGRPPRDVGAGGSIPLVNTLLRQFPAAEILLFGAEDEDAGCHAPNERVDLEELRKVATTEALFLLELGSPAS from the coding sequence GTGACTCCTGACCAGATAGAGAGCGCCGTCGCCGCCTCGATGCCCCAGACCGTCGAGGACCTGAAGCGGCTGGCCGCCATCCCTTCCGTGGCCTTCCCTGGGCACCCCGAGGAGCCGGTCTTCGCCGCCGCCGCGCTGACCGAGGAGCTGCTGCGCTCCGCCGGCCTGCCGCACGTCCAGCAGGTGGCCGTCGAGGGCAGCTTCCCCGCGGTCTACGCCGAGGCCCCCGCCCCGCCCGGCGCGCCCACCGTGCTGCTGTACGCGCACTACGACGTGCAGCCCGCCGGCGACCCGGCCGCCTGGCGCACGCCGCCGTTCGAGCCGACCCTCATCGACGGCCGCCTGTACGGCCGGGGCACCGCCGACGACAAGTCCGGCGTCATGTCCCACGTCGCCGCCCTGCGCGCCTTCCGCGGCCGGTTCCCGGTCGGGATCAAGGTCATCGTGGAGGGCCAGGAGGAGTACGCCGGCGAGCGACTGGAGGCGTTCGTCGAGCGCAACCCCGACCTGCTGCGCGCCGACGCCGTCGTGGTCGCCGACACCGGCAACCCGCGCGTGGGCGACCCGGCCGTCACCACGTCGCTGCGCGGCATGGCCGCCTTCACCATCGAGGTCCGCACGCTGCGCGAGCCGGTCCACAGCGGCTCGGCCGGCGGCGCCGCGCCCGACGCGCTGGCCGCCCTCATGCGCATGCTGACCTCGCTGCACGACGACAACGGCGACGTCCGCGTCCCGGGCCTGCCGCGCGGCGCCTTCCTCGGGCAGGGGCCGTCGGAGGAGGAGTTCAGGAAGACGGCGGGCGTCCTCGACGGGGTTTCGCTGGTGGGCTCGGGCTCGCTGGCCGACCGCCTCTGGTCGTCCTTCGCCATCACCGTCACCGGCCTGGACGTCCCCTCGGTCGCGCAGGCCGTCAACGCGGTGCAGCCGGTGGCCAGGGCCCGCGTGACGGTCCGCGTCCCGCCGGCCGGCGACCCGAAGACGACCGTCAACGCCGTCGTGGACTTCCTGCGCCAGGTGGCCCCGTGGGGCGTGCAGGTCGGCTTCGGCGACTTCACCGTCGGCTCCGGCTTCCAGGCCGACTCCGGCGGCACCGCCCGCGCCGCGCTCAACCGCGCCATGGAGCGCGCCTTCGGCCGCCCGCCGCGCGACGTCGGCGCCGGCGGCTCGATCCCGCTGGTCAACACGCTGCTGCGGCAGTTCCCCGCGGCCGAGATCCTGCTGTTCGGCGCCGAGGACGAGGACGCCGGCTGCCACGCCCCGAACGAGCGGGTCGACCTGGAGGAGCTGCGCAAGGTCGCCACCACCGAGGCCCTGTTCCTCCTCGAACTCGGCTCCCCCGCCTCCTGA
- a CDS encoding NUDIX domain-containing protein gives MTRLLVRVWRLLGGRLRWRLVWLTHATFMVGVTGLVRDGEGRLLVLRHRLWPERRPWGFPTGYARRGETFEETVRREVREETGLDVRVGRLLRVRSGYALRAEIAYAAVLTGGTLRLDPLEILEARWCLPDDLPEGLQPAHRELLEDAPPGAAG, from the coding sequence GTGACACGGCTACTCGTCCGGGTGTGGCGGCTGCTGGGCGGCCGGCTGCGGTGGCGGCTGGTGTGGCTCACGCACGCCACGTTCATGGTCGGCGTCACGGGCCTGGTGCGCGACGGCGAAGGACGGCTGCTCGTGCTCCGGCACCGGCTGTGGCCGGAGAGGCGCCCCTGGGGCTTCCCCACGGGCTACGCGCGGCGGGGGGAGACGTTCGAGGAGACCGTCCGGCGCGAGGTCCGCGAGGAGACCGGCCTGGACGTGCGCGTCGGCCGCCTCCTGCGGGTCCGCAGCGGCTACGCGCTGCGCGCCGAGATCGCTTACGCGGCCGTCCTGACGGGCGGCACGCTCCGGCTCGACCCCCTGGAGATCCTCGAAGCCCGCTGGTGCCTCCCCGACGACCTCCCGGAGGGCCTCCAGCCCGCCCACCGCGAGCTGCTGGAGGACGCGCCCCCCGGGGCGGCCGGCTGA
- a CDS encoding class I SAM-dependent methyltransferase family protein: protein MDWNGWHDEYDRPGSRLARRLAVVQERVRAALDAAPGGPVRVISMCAGQGRDVIPVLAGHPRRADVRARLVELDPRNCEVARAAAAAHGLDQVEVVAGDAALTGGYAGLAPAGLVLACGIFGNVTDEDVRRTIGFFPRLCASGGRVIWTRHREEPDLVPRMCGWFEEDGFELEWVSEPGAGYGVGVHRFTGTPLPLEGTERMFRFVGYDRLR from the coding sequence ATGGACTGGAACGGTTGGCACGACGAGTACGACCGCCCCGGCTCGCGGCTGGCGCGGCGGCTGGCAGTGGTACAGGAGCGCGTCAGGGCGGCGCTGGACGCGGCGCCCGGCGGGCCGGTGCGGGTGATCAGCATGTGCGCGGGGCAGGGCCGGGACGTCATCCCCGTGCTGGCCGGGCATCCGCGGCGGGCGGACGTGCGGGCGCGGCTGGTGGAGCTCGACCCCCGCAACTGCGAGGTGGCCAGGGCGGCCGCCGCGGCGCACGGGCTCGACCAGGTCGAGGTGGTGGCGGGCGACGCCGCGCTGACGGGCGGGTACGCGGGCCTGGCGCCGGCGGGGCTCGTCCTGGCCTGCGGGATCTTCGGCAACGTCACCGACGAGGACGTGCGGCGGACCATCGGCTTCTTCCCGCGCCTGTGCGCGAGCGGGGGCAGGGTGATCTGGACCCGGCACCGCGAGGAGCCCGACCTGGTACCGCGCATGTGCGGGTGGTTCGAGGAGGACGGCTTCGAGCTGGAGTGGGTGTCGGAGCCCGGCGCCGGGTATGGGGTCGGCGTCCACCGGTTCACCGGGACGCCCCTGCCGCTGGAGGGCACGGAGCGGATGTTCCGGTTCGTCGGGTACGACCGGCTGCGCTGA
- a CDS encoding TetR/AcrR family transcriptional regulator, translated as MSPISNARPRRADAQRNHDLLLAAAARVFAEKGTGAPLDEVARRAGVGNATMYRHFPTRSDLLVAVYADEVTQLCARGEALLAEGRPAEALRAWLRLFMTHVSAKRDLAQAVTDDERSHRLAEWHAVMLATASALLDAAKDAGAARPGLDVRDLLTLVKGIALAAADEAQAGRLLDLVDL; from the coding sequence ATGTCCCCGATTAGCAACGCCCGCCCGCGCCGCGCCGACGCGCAGCGCAACCACGACCTGCTCCTCGCCGCCGCCGCCCGCGTGTTCGCCGAGAAGGGCACCGGCGCGCCCCTCGACGAGGTGGCCCGCCGCGCCGGCGTGGGCAACGCCACCATGTACCGGCATTTCCCGACCCGTTCCGACCTGCTGGTGGCGGTCTACGCCGACGAGGTCACCCAGCTCTGCGCCCGCGGCGAGGCCCTGCTCGCCGAAGGGCGGCCCGCCGAGGCCCTGCGCGCGTGGCTGCGGCTGTTCATGACGCACGTCTCGGCCAAGCGCGACCTGGCCCAGGCCGTCACGGACGACGAGCGCTCGCACCGGCTCGCCGAGTGGCACGCGGTCATGCTCGCCACCGCCTCGGCCCTGCTGGACGCCGCCAAGGACGCCGGCGCGGCCCGCCCGGGCCTCGACGTCCGCGACCTGCTGACCCTCGTCAAGGGCATCGCCCTGGCCGCCGCCGACGAGGCCCAGGCCGGCCGCCTCCTCGACCTCGTCGACCTGTGA
- a CDS encoding ester cyclase — translation MRAGEVHRRVVELYPEVLAGRGMEEALGYIDPDVVDHRGGTEGDHHGIGAWREKWERMVTGGGGGFHDVSVVIERNVATDDLSANVYLSRGTHTATGRRYEVRGLDMVRVRDGRIVEHWAVRDAVAMRHQLGLDG, via the coding sequence ATGCGGGCAGGAGAGGTGCACCGGCGGGTCGTGGAGCTGTACCCGGAGGTGCTGGCCGGGCGAGGCATGGAGGAGGCCCTGGGGTACATCGACCCGGACGTGGTGGACCACCGGGGCGGCACCGAGGGCGACCACCACGGGATCGGGGCCTGGCGGGAGAAGTGGGAGCGGATGGTCACCGGCGGGGGCGGCGGCTTCCACGACGTGTCGGTCGTCATCGAGCGGAACGTCGCCACCGACGACCTGTCGGCCAACGTCTACCTGAGCCGCGGCACGCACACCGCGACCGGCCGGCGGTACGAGGTGCGCGGGCTGGACATGGTGCGGGTGCGGGACGGGCGGATCGTGGAGCACTGGGCGGTGCGGGACGCGGTCGCGATGCGGCACCAGCTCGGCCTGGACGGCTGA
- a CDS encoding ArsR/SmtB family transcription factor, with translation MAAEKIRRVKDLDTLKALGHPLRMKLYRALYLAGTATASHLAEQVDEAVSLVSYHLRKLAAHGLIEEAPGSGGDARERWWRPVADSISTRDEDFRDSPEAVAAHTALSRAHARQQHDLYEGYLDAQMAWDHVWRDAAFSSEYLMWLTPDELGRLAEELREVASRWRAHGKAAQAAGETEGRESVAVHMYGFPFRS, from the coding sequence ATGGCCGCCGAGAAGATCCGCCGCGTCAAGGACCTCGACACGCTCAAGGCCCTGGGGCACCCGCTGCGCATGAAGCTCTACCGGGCGCTCTACCTCGCGGGCACGGCCACCGCCTCGCACCTCGCCGAGCAGGTGGACGAGGCCGTCAGCCTGGTCAGCTACCACCTGCGCAAGCTGGCCGCGCACGGCCTCATCGAGGAGGCGCCGGGATCCGGCGGCGACGCCCGCGAGCGCTGGTGGCGCCCGGTCGCCGACAGCATCTCCACGAGGGACGAGGACTTCCGCGACAGCCCCGAGGCGGTCGCCGCCCACACCGCGCTGAGCCGCGCGCACGCCCGGCAGCAGCACGACCTGTACGAGGGCTACCTCGACGCCCAGATGGCCTGGGACCACGTGTGGCGCGACGCCGCCTTCTCCTCGGAATACCTGATGTGGCTCACCCCCGACGAGCTGGGCCGCCTCGCCGAGGAGCTGCGGGAGGTCGCCTCCCGCTGGCGGGCGCACGGCAAGGCGGCCCAGGCGGCGGGCGAGACGGAGGGGCGCGAGAGCGTCGCCGTCCACATGTACGGCTTCCCCTTCCGCTCGTGA
- a CDS encoding cysteine dioxygenase family protein — protein sequence MNTVVTAAARPGLDPLVAEVSAVVARRLGSRRTAYAVADVLRAHPPGLDLLTPAERAGAPDRYASHLLHAEPDFSVVAVVWRPGQGTVIHDHVSWCAFAVLSGIEHETLYRDMGDHLRELGRADNRPGEVSGFAPPGDIHKVTNISDEVGVSVHVYGADVSRLGSSVRRVYDLPVG from the coding sequence ATGAATACGGTCGTCACCGCCGCCGCCCGGCCGGGCCTCGACCCGCTCGTCGCCGAGGTCTCCGCCGTCGTCGCCCGGCGGCTCGGGTCCAGGCGGACCGCGTACGCCGTCGCCGACGTGCTCCGCGCCCACCCGCCCGGCCTCGACCTGCTCACGCCCGCCGAACGCGCCGGCGCGCCCGACCGGTACGCCTCCCACCTGCTGCACGCCGAGCCGGACTTCTCCGTCGTCGCCGTGGTCTGGCGGCCCGGCCAGGGCACCGTCATCCACGACCACGTCTCGTGGTGCGCCTTCGCCGTCCTCAGCGGCATCGAGCACGAGACCCTGTACCGCGACATGGGCGACCACCTGCGCGAGCTCGGCCGCGCCGACAACCGGCCCGGCGAGGTCAGCGGGTTCGCCCCGCCCGGCGACATCCACAAGGTCACCAACATCAGCGACGAGGTCGGCGTCTCCGTGCACGTCTACGGGGCGGACGTGAGCCGGCTCGGCAGCAGCGTCCGCCGCGTCTACGACCTGCCGGTCGGCTGA
- a CDS encoding LysR family transcriptional regulator: protein MLDVVRLRVLLAVARKGSLTAAAKELHYSQPSVSHHLARLEAETGARLIQRAGRGIRLTEAGRLLAERAAEIIGRLDDTAEELAAHVGLRSGRVRLAAFPSALGTFVPKAALHLRAEHPGLRLHLTETEPPEALRLLRAGRVDVAVVFRYDDTAPEDRGITMIPLLDDPSYLVSDRPVAGDLARHADASWIAGCDRCRSHLLDVCDKAGFAPRISFTSDDIVAVQALVAAGLGLTMLPGLALRAHRHPDVEVTEIPASTRHVYAAVYGDPPHPPATAALLAALRKNL, encoded by the coding sequence ATGCTGGACGTCGTCCGCCTGCGCGTGCTCCTCGCCGTCGCCCGCAAGGGCTCGCTCACCGCCGCCGCCAAGGAGCTGCACTACTCGCAGCCGTCCGTGAGCCACCACCTGGCCAGGCTGGAGGCCGAGACCGGGGCGCGGCTGATCCAGCGGGCGGGCCGGGGCATCCGGCTCACCGAGGCGGGCCGGCTGCTGGCCGAACGCGCCGCCGAGATCATCGGCCGCCTCGACGACACCGCCGAGGAGCTGGCCGCGCACGTGGGCCTGCGCTCGGGGCGGGTGCGCCTGGCGGCCTTCCCGTCCGCGCTCGGCACGTTCGTCCCGAAGGCCGCGCTCCACCTCAGGGCCGAGCACCCCGGGCTGCGCCTGCACCTCACCGAGACCGAGCCGCCGGAGGCGCTGCGGCTGCTGCGCGCGGGCCGGGTGGACGTCGCGGTCGTCTTCCGCTACGACGACACCGCACCCGAGGACCGCGGCATCACCATGATCCCCCTGCTGGACGACCCGTCCTACCTGGTGTCCGACCGGCCCGTCGCCGGCGACCTGGCCCGGCACGCCGACGCGTCCTGGATCGCCGGCTGCGACCGCTGCCGCAGCCACCTCCTCGACGTGTGCGACAAGGCGGGCTTCGCCCCGCGCATCTCGTTCACCAGCGACGACATCGTGGCGGTGCAGGCGCTGGTGGCGGCCGGGCTCGGCCTCACCATGCTGCCCGGCCTCGCCCTGCGCGCCCACCGCCACCCGGACGTCGAGGTCACCGAGATCCCGGCCTCCACGCGGCACGTGTACGCGGCCGTGTACGGCGACCCGCCCCACCCGCCGGCCACCGCCGCGCTGCTGGCCGCGCTGCGCAAAAACCTTTGA